In Populus alba chromosome 1, ASM523922v2, whole genome shotgun sequence, a single window of DNA contains:
- the LOC118042471 gene encoding uncharacterized protein, producing MPKCQPFNTNSILKALNTLFSFPSKFLSLSMHSNFSAHAIPSTKTIETEPLNHTQHCNTTDQENGIEPDPPISDKIFKSGPKMGSYRLGDSTFYSLINNYANLGDFKSLEKVLDRMKCEKRVIFEKCFIVIFKAYGKAHLPEKAVDLFDRMACEFECKRTVKSFNSVLNVIIQEGLFYRALEFYNHVIGAKGVSISPNVLTFNLVIKAMCKVGLVDDAIQVFRDMTIRKCEPDVYTYCTLMDGLCKADRIDEAVSLLDEMQIDGCFPSLVTFNVLINGLCKKGDLSRAAKLVDNMFLKGCVPNEVTYNTLIHGLCLKGKLEKAISLLDRMVSSKCVPNVVTYGTIINGLVKQGRALDGACVLASMEERGYCVNEYVYSTLISGLFKEGKSQEAMHLFKEMTVKGYELNTIVYSAVIDGLCRDGKPDDAVEVLSEMTNKGCTPNAYTCSSLMKGFFEAGNSHRAVEVWKDMAKHNFTQNEVCYSVLIHGLCKDGKVKEAMMVWTQMLGKGCKPDVVAYSSMINGLSIAGLVEDAMQLYNEMLCQGPDSQPDVVTYNILLNTLCKQSSISRAIDLLNSMLDRGCDPDLVTCTIFLRMLREKLDPPQDGRDFLDELVVRLLKRQRVLGASKIVEVMLQKLLPPKPSTWAQVVENLCKPKKVQAVIQKCWSILY from the coding sequence ATGCCCAAATGCCAACCATTCAACACCAACTCCATCCTCAAGGCTCTCAACACCTTGTTTTCGTTCCCAAGTAAgttcctttctctttctatgcACTCTAACTTTTCAGCTCATGCCATTCCATCCACCAAAACCATTGAAACTGAACCCCTAAACCACACTCAACACTGTAACACCACTGACCAAGAAAATGGCATAGAACCTGACCCCCCAATATCTGataagatattcaagtcgggCCCCAAAATGGGTTCTTACAGGTTGGGTGATTCAACCTTTTATTCCCTCATCAATAACTATGCAAATCTGGGCGATTTTAAGTCTTTGGAGAAGGTTTTGGATCGAATGAAGTGCGAAAAGAGAGTGATTTTTGAGAAATGTTTCATTGTTATCTTTAAGGCTTATGGGAAAGCTCATTTACCTGAAAAAGCTGTTGACTTGTTTGATAGAATGGCTTGTGAATTTGAGTGTAAAAGAACTGTAAAGTCGTTTAATTCGGTTCTTAATGTGATTATACAAGAGGGTTTGTTTTATCGTGCTTTAGAGTTTTATAATCATGTCATCGGTGCCAAAGGTGTCAGTATATCCCCTAATGTACTTACTTTTAATTTGGTTATTAAGGCAATGTGTAAGGTGGGATTAGTTGATGATGCGATCCAGGTGTTTAGAGACATGACGATTAGGAAATGTGAGCCTGATGTGTACACTTATTGTACATTGATGGATGGACTGTGCAAGGCGGATAGGATTGATGAGGCAGTTTCGCTGTTGGATGAGATGCAAATTGATGGTTGTTTTCCTAGTCTTGTTACGTTCAATGTGTTAATCAACGGTTTGTGTAAGAAGGGTGATTTATCACGGGCCGCAAAGCTTGTAGACAACATGTTTCTTAAAGGATGTGTTCCTAATGAAGTAACTTATAACACACTTATTCATGGTTTGTGTCTGAAAGGGAAGCTGGAAAAGGCAATTAGTCTTTTGGATCGGATGGTATCGAGTAAATGTGTGCCTAATGTGGTCACATATGGGACAATCATTAATGGACTTGTTAAGCAAGGAAGAGCTCTTGATGGGGCTTGTGTATTAGCTTCGATGGAGGAAAGAGGGTATTGTGTTAATGAGTATGTTTACTCAACATTAATTAGTGGGTTGTTTAAAGAGGGGAAATCTCAAGAGGCAATGCATTTGTTCAAGGAGATGACAGTAAAAGGATATGAGCTCAACACCATTGTATATAGTGCTGTTATTGATGGTTTATGCCGGGATGGAAAGCCAGATGATGCGGTGGAAGTTCTTTCTGAGATGACTAATAAGGGCTGCACACCTAATGCATACACCTGTAGCTCGCTGATGAAGGGATTCTTTGAGGCGGGTAATAGCCATAGAGCTGTTGAAGTGTGGAAAGACATGGCAAAGCATAATTTTACTCAGAATGAGGTTTGTTACAGTGTACTCATTCATGGGTTATGCAAGGATGGGAAAGTCAAGGAGGCTATGATGGTGTGGACACAGATGTTGGGCAAAGGATGTAAGCCTGATGTTGTGGCTTACAGTTCAATGATTAATGGCCTTTCCATTGCTGGCTTAGTAGAAGATGCTATGCAACTTTATAATGAGATGCTTTGTCAGGGACCTGATTCTCAACCAGATGTGGTCACATATAACATACTATTGAATACATTGTGCAAGCAGAGTAGCATCTCTCGTGCCATTGATCTTTTAAATAGCATGCTGGATCGGGGATGTGATCCTGACTTGGTTACATGCACCATATTCTTGAGAATGTTGAGAGAGAAGCTGGACCCACCTCAGGATGGGAGGGACTTTCTAGATGAGCTTGTGGTTCGTCTTTTAAAGCGACAGAGAGTTTTAGGTGCATCTAAAATTGTAGAAGTGATGCTGCAAAAGCTTTTGCCACCAAAACCCTCTACTTGGGCACAAGTTGTTGAAAATCTTTGTAAACCTAAGAAGGTTCAAGCGGTCATTCAGAAGTGTTGGAGCATCCTGTATTAA